In Fragaria vesca subsp. vesca linkage group LG1, FraVesHawaii_1.0, whole genome shotgun sequence, the sequence NNNNNNNNNNNNNNNNNNNNNNNNNNNNNNNNNNNNNNNNNNNNNNNNNNNNNNNNNNNNNNNNNNNNNNNNNNNNNNNNNNNNNNNNNNNNNNNNNNNNNNNNNNNNNNNNNNNNNNNNNNNNNNNNNNNNNNNNNNNNNNNNNNNNNNNNNNNNNNNNNNNNNNNNNNNNNNNNNNNNNNNNNNNNNNNNNNNNNNNNNNNNNNNNNNNNNNNNNNNNNNNNNNNNNNNNNNNNNNNNNNNNNNNNNNNNNNNNNNNNNNNNNNNNNNNNNNNNNNNNNNNNNNNNNNNNNNNNNNNNNNNNNNNNNNNNNNNNNNNNNNNNNNNNNNNNNNNNNNNNNNNNNNNNNNNNNNNNNNNNNNNNNNNNNNNNNNNNNNNNNNNNNNNNNNNNNNNNNNNNNNNNNNNNNNNNNNNNNNNNNNNNNNNNNNNNNNNNNNNNNNNNNNNNNNNNNNNNNNNNNNNNNNNNNNNNNNNNNNNNNNNNNNNNNNNNNNNNNNNNNNNNNNNNNNNNNNNNNNNNNNNNNNNNNNNNNNNNNNNNNNNNNNNNNNNNNNNNNNNNNNNNNNNNNNNNNNNNNNNNNNNNNNNNNNNNNNNNNNNNNNNNNNNNNNNNNNNNNNNNNNNNNNNNNNNNNNNNNNNNNNNNNNNNNNNNNNNNNNNNNNNNNNNNNNNNNNNNNNNNNNNNNNNNNNNNNNNNNNNNNNNNNTTTTTGTAATGTGATGAATGTGAGGTTTTTGTAGCAGAACAATGAACACAGAACAATCAAAAGGCTTTTTGTACAATTGAGCATTTGAACATCTGCTTGATCCCTTGCAAAATAGCATCACAAAAATAGACTTACATAGTGTTCACGCTTTGGTAACAAGTGAAGTCCTGAACTCCTGATGCGATAAAGAAGTATCAAGCTGTATTGCATGAGTCGCTGAGTTGATGGATTTTTTTTGTGAACATTTTCATCTTCTTCTGTATCTCACTATAATATAATGTGTATTTATTATTGTAACCAGTGTCATTGTGTAATATCCATATGTTATATTATTGTGTTTATCAATTTGTCGAACAACAACAACATTGATTCAAACAGAAGCAATTGTGGTAGTTGTAGTTGATATCCGTCATTGCAAACCGCCGCAACGCGCGGGCATCATCTAGTTGATCCCATAAGCATGTTTGGTGTGTAGGATAAATAAGCTCATTACATTAACGGTTCAAAGGAAGAAATGGAACCTAATAAGTTTCAAGGTTTGTATGAGATTACTTCTTATATCTAATAAAAGAAAATGAATCGGGTACGAAGATCTAATTAGGTAACCGGTGGAGATTATAGGCATTGACAATTTGAGCATGATCCAAACGAAAGGCCCTCCTCCTTCGGCTAAGCAACCGTCTTCGAAGAATAGGCAAACAACAATATAACTACGAGAGAGATTTGATAATACTTCATTTACCCAAGAACAAGCTGAGTAAGTAAAATTCTTTTACCATCATCATCTTCAAGATGAATGCACAGGCCATCAAGGTACAATTCCAAATCTTCTCTGATCATTTTCTTTTTGTTGCATTGTCACAAACTTTGTTCTTCATTTCTTAATCACACTGTTGTTCTCACATCTAGGAACTCAAGACAAGGAATGAAGAAGCAAGTGCTAAAGAGACAAAGGTGAACACAGTAGATAATCGATCATCGGCGGGACAAGGCCAAGAACATAGGAATGTGCAGGTGGTTCACCAGTCACATCCCTCGCCGATTCCAAATACGAGCGGGGGAGTCCTGACCGGTGCTGCGGCAGCTGTGGCATCTACCCTTAAGTCTGCCAAGGAGGCCATCTTAAAAAATGATTAGCCACTTTCATTTCATTTGATCAACATCTTTGACATATACACACATGTACAAGTAAATAATATTTTGTGAATATTTGATTTGAAATGCGCACTGTTAACTGAAAATGTTTTTTTTTTTTTTTTTTTGATAAACAAATGTTGTAACATGGATGTATAATGTTATTGCTTGGATATTCATATCTGTTCATGTTCAATACGCAATGGAATTGAGACCAATCCCGGGACTTGGAGATGTAACATTTTCTGGCAATTGAAGGTTCCTAATCTATCATATAACAAAGGCAAATACAAATTGATTACAGGAAAGTAGTGATATCTTTTCAAATTGAAATCACCTACATATATATCTGTCTTCCTTCGTCATTCTTCATCTAGAACTGATCGAAGAAGATAATAACAAAAAGATAGGAACCAAATGAGAATAGAAGAATGACTACTCAAAACACAATAATACAAGGTTTTTTCTTAAATTAATTAGTACTGTACACTAGCTTTTTCTACCCTATTCTGTGCAATTATCACCGAGATAATTACCGAAACAACAGTAACAACCATGAAAGTTTTCTTCACTCCATCAAAGTACAAACTGCAAATTACTAAAAGCATTACTGAGAACACAGTGAACATGATCATAATTAGATCATCATTCCTTCCACCGTAGGGGACAGGCAATTGTAGGCTTGAGGTTTGCGGGTGGTTTTCGACTATGAACCCCCAGTTTGGGGGTGGGGGTAACAGTCTCGGTGGCTCACCGAAAATGGGCCACGGAGACTTGAGATTTGTGGGCGGTTCACGTACTCGGCCCACTCGCCTTGCGGTTGAGCAAACGGTACGCATGACACATCCACAATACCCGATTGCGGACAGTACGGAGGGTAGGTACTTGCATGGTTCGACCAGTCTTGTTGGGGACTTGAGGGCAATGATGGCTCCCCCTGCACAGCCCAATGCATATCGTTGTGTTGGTTGTTTTCGTCAGAATGGCTCCTCCTCAAGATCCATTGGATGACGGCAGACGGGACACGTCGTCTTCCCACTCTCCCGCCACCGGTTAATGCAATCTTTATGAAATAAGTGCGCGCAGGGCAAACCAGTAGCAGTCACGTACATTATCAAAGGGAGAAACTTTGTCCAAACTAGTACAGTTATCCCCATCTCCCATGATGATCACTCTCAGGATTCACTTTATCGGAATAGCCTTTGATTGCTGATGATTCGGATTGCAGATACAAACTCGTTACTTTGCAGCTCTAATGTTGGTTAATATAAATTACATATATAGGTTATACATAGGTAATCGAGGAGATCCAAGTATGACTAGAACAGACTAGAAGAACTAGAGAAGAGATGCCTTCTAACTTACCAATTTCCGGATGAGGTAGCCCAGAACTCTAGCTATAGCAGGATATGTTTTTGTTTTCCTAGAAGGATTTAGGAAAGAATTAGTTATTTTTTAAGGGAAGTGTTCAAAAGATAGTTTTGGATAGTACAATGTTCTTACACATGTACATTACTGTGTTTGGTTAATCAGTGAGCCCTTCTAGTGAGGATCTTTAAGTTGATGACGTTTTGGTTTATGGTTTAAAAGATATATTTTTCGATCATATCTTGGCATCTCATCCGTTCAGTTTTTAGGTCTATATGTGTTGATCAACGCTACAAATTTTCAGCTAAATCAGTGATCGTTAAGGTAACAAATTAGATCAAATTAATGGACAAACCAAATTTGTCAAACATGAACCATTCAAGTTCATAATTGGTAAACCCTAAATCACACTTATGAATGTCTCAACGATTTTCAATATGGCTAAAAATTTGCAGAAATGATCTACTCGTAAATACCTATAAACCGAACGGTCAAGATGTGGATATAAGATCGAAAAATGGGATAAGCCGAAAAGTCCTTAACTTAAGGGTCCTCATTAGAAAAACTTCTTGGCTAATCATATGGTTCTTTTGTATCATAATGCTCTTAACTTTAAAAAAAATTATAATAACGAAGTCCAAGCAAGAACTCTCTATATAAACAAACTGAAGTTATAATTGAGATTTGAGAGTTTGCTGCTAAAACATATTTTGTAAAACGTGAGAAATAAGTGAGATTTCAACTTTTAATTGAACTTGACTCAACAAGATTTGAGTACATAATCTTATAACATGAGAGTTCTGAATTTTCATTAACTGGTAATTCATTGATTTTTTTTTGTTAATTTTTTTGTTTTGTTTCAGGAAGTAGGTAATATATATCTTGACCAAATTCATGGCCCAAAGGCTCTTACATCATATGCGGGTTTGATATCGAGTCATAAGGCACATGCGCGCAAAACTACATGACAAGTAACCATACACACATTTTAACCTATTGTTGATATGAAATGAATTCTATCTAATTTCTATGAAAGGCAATAAACATTTCTTCTGAGTCTCCTTTTGCCACTTCCAAATGCAATCACTATGATAAATGTGTGAGCAGGGTGTAACGCTCTTGGGGCCAAAGTCAGAAATGTCCTCCTAACAAATAACACACTCCTCCTCCTCTTCTTCCTCTTTCTTAGCTTCCAAGCTATCAAATCTCATTTGGTTCAAACTTTCATCACCACCATTGCACTCCTGCACAGTCACGATGTCCTTGATGACCACGCAAATAGGCCGGAAGGCGACGAAGACTCTCAAGGCCTCACTATCTTTTCAACAATAGCAGGCTGCTCATGTTGCGGGATGCCCATAGGCGGAGATATTCAAGGACCATGGCACCCCTCCAACTTTTATTTCAATGTGTTTTACTACAAAAACTTGGCCGAATTGAACCAAACCTAACTTAAACCATATACATTGGCACCCCTCACTCCCTCACGTTTTAGCAGCTCTTGTTGTTTAGTTATGCTAATTACTTCTTTTAAAAAACGTTTCTTAAATAAAGTAGTTAATTTAGTCCTATTCTCAGTACAATTATGCTTTTATCTTACAAATTAATTTAATTAGATCACTGAAACCTAAAGTTTGTATATATTGTACACCATAAATAAGGGTCTTTTCATATAAATTGTACAACATATTCATGTAAAAAATGATGCTTAATTGGGTCTTTTCATTTTTGTTCTTACATCCTTCAATATGAGTAAATGATCGACAATTCATGGACTCTTCAAGAGAAAAAGTGTTGAATTTAAAGCTTGTATATTAGTACATATTTATTATTATATATTGAGGAACTCTAATATACTGAAGCAATAGTTCTTGAAATCCTCCCGTATCAGCGAAAATCAACTCTAATACAATGACTTTCGCGCAAGGACTAAAATATCGACGATCACGGATATATTGGTGGTTCGAAAAAAAGAAATCTTGATGGATATATCGAGTAAATATCGAATATCTTTTACCAAATTTTATATAAAAAATTGTATATTGGAACAAAAATAGACTAAATATAAAATATCAGAAAGATATGAAAATTAATATCGGTGCTTGTAAAAAATAAAAATTTCGAGGAAATATCAAGAAGATTATAGATATTTTAGTCCTTGCTTTCGCGATATGCAAAAGCGACGAGTTAATTTATGTATAATTTAGTTTACGACTTTATTATATTACAGTAAGTTTTCAGCCATCAAGCTAGTTTACCTTATATTTTTTAACCTTTTTATATTGGTCCCCCTCAGTTATGATATCTGGCTCCGCCGCCCTGGGGACGCCGGTGCTGGGAAGAGTGCATGTGTAGATCAACCATGTGTCCCGAGTCCTCAAACACAATAGGCTGGACACGAGAGAGTGGTTTAGTTTGTCTTTCAGCTATATATATATATATATATATATATATATATATATATATATTTGTTGTTTCAGCTACTCAATGCCTCCTTTCTCAAGTTTTCTCATATTTTGACCTAACAAGCTTTCTTAATTTTTACATTTATGCTAGACAAAAATTGATCTCCGGAATTACGGAAGTAACTTATTGGTGCAGCTCTTGAAATTGCATCAAAGTTGATCACGGAGAGGAGTACTCCTATTGTTACCCGAGAAGTAATACCTTTCCTATCGAAACTCGGAGAGCACTCCTATTCCTAATTGGAGACGAAGAGCTTCTCGATCAAACCCTATAAATAGACGTAGCCTTCAGAACCTTTGGCATATTCCAGACTTGACTGCGTTCGCGAGCCCGAACGAAATTTAGGGTTTTCATCATAGGTCAAACAATGCCGAAGTTGAGTAAAAACAAGGAAGCAAAGGTGGAGGCTTTCTTGAACACAACCGGAGCGTCGAAAAAAATTGCTATCTCGCTTTTGGAGAAGTGGGATTGGAATGTCGAGATAGCGCGTAAGAAATATCACACCCTGTATCCAAACTCTACAAACTTGCAATACCAACCTAAACCTATCCAGCCATCTATGGAGGAGCTTTACCGAAGATATAAGGCTCCACATGAAGATATGATCATGGCTGAGGGTATCGAGCGCCTCTGCATTGATCTGGAGGTTGATCCCCAAGACATAGTCATGTTGGTTATGTCATGGCACATGAAGGCAGCCACCATGGGAGAGTTTTCGAAGCAAGAGTTCTTCAATGGACTAAAAAAACTAAAGGTTGATACCCTTGAGAAGTTACGAAGCGAGCTACCGGCTATGAGAGCTGAGCTGAAGGACAAGGACAAGTTTGAGGAGGTGTATGATTTTACTTGTGGCTGGGCAAAAGAAAAGGGTCAGAAGTCTTTGCAGCAGGACACTGCAATTGGAATGTGGCAATTGCTGTTTGCCGAGATGACGCCAAAGTGGCCTTGGGTTGATCAATGGTGTGAATTCTTGGAGGAGAAGCACAATAAGGCAATTTCTAAGGACACATGGACTCAACTGTTGGATTTTGTAAGGAAGGTGGATCCATCGATGTCGAATCTTGATAAAGAAACATGCTGGCCCTATCTTGTTGACGAATTTGTGGAGTACTTGGAGGAGAAGGGTCTGGTGCAAACTAGTTAGGTAGTTGTTTGATAAAAGATTCAAGAGAAAATCCTATATTAGTGCTGTGAATCAAGAGTTTCTCCTGGTAGCTAATTCATGTAAAAGTTGGTATTTGATTGAGATGCTTTATTTCTGCGATTTAAAAGTTGAATGTCTTGATTTGGGTTAGAACATTTTTTATTAAATTAAGTTTTGATATACCAGCCAGGTTATGCATAAGATATTCATCCTCTGTCATAATTCAATTCCACACATATTAGCAATATAGTTTCTCAGTGTCTAAATTTAAGAAGCAAAATGGACTTTAATGACTCTATCACAGCCATTCCCATCTCAATCCCAACATAGCTGTAGCATGAAAATTCCCATCAAAGGAGAATGTATACGACTACTATTCCACCGAAAGTAAACCAATCTAAAGCTATTGTTCTTCATTCTTTCATGATCAGAATCCAATTCTCTTTCCTTTATTCTTTTTTGCTCTGCCAGTGTAAGATTTTCATTTGTTATATAATGCAAGCCAATGTGTTTCTTTTTCTTCCTTATGCCTCTCATCAAAGATATTACTTCATAATTTCATCGATATTCACCTGATTTTCTATCCTGGTACAGAACTTTCCTCTAACAATTAATATCGGTTTTGTTTTCATATTTTTCTGGTCTCTCATATTGTGCTATTGTCTGTGGTTGAAGCAGTTCAAAAAATGGGTATGGCAATCTCTAGGATGTTGAAGATGCTGTTTGCAAGGAAAGAAATGAGAATACTAATGGTGGGTCTTGATGCTGCTGGTAAAACCACTATCCTCTACAAGCTCAAACTTGGAGAGGTTGTCACTACCATACCCACAATTGGTACTATCTACTTCTCATCCATTAACCCCCACTTCAGTCTTTCAATTCATTATTGTATATTGTATTCCTACAACTTTTATCTGTGTCTCATTTTAGTTGATCTTGTGTCAACCTTAATGCTCAAGTTACCATCTCAATACTCTCAAATATCAGTGTCCTTTGCCAATCTTTGGATTATAAGATCAAACAAAACAAATCACCTACAATCTACATCTACTATATATGGGGAAAGCATATGATCAACTTATAATATGTACAAGCTAGCTAATTGAGTTTGACACTTCCACATAGCTAGTGCAGCAAGCTCTTCCTGTCTTATATGCAAGCTCATAAGAGAAGTAAAACCATATCATCAACTTCTGCCAAACTGAAACGAAGAAATTCTGATTTAACTACAGGGTTCAATGTGGAAACTGTGGAATACAAAAATGTAAGCTTCACTGTCTGGGATGTAGGAGGACAGGACAAGGTACTAACTTTGATTCTCATTCTTCCACTAAGTGATATTTCATGTTAGATGTTTGATATCCGAAACTTAACCAGAATACTTAATCTCAAGTAAACAATGTCCTATACAGATTCGGCCACTTTGGAGACACTATTTCCAGAACACGCAGGGGCTTATCTTTGTGGTGGATAGCAATGACAAAGACAGAGTTTCAGAAGCTAGAGACGAGCTCCATCGAATGCTAAGCGAGGTATATGTTCATTACAGTTTCTCCTTGAAATTTCATTATAGCAGTTTTGCTCGATTTTTAATTTTTAATTTTTTATATAGAAGTGATCATTTTCTTTGTTGCAGGATGAACTCTCCAATGCAACACTGCTTGTATTTGCCAACAAGCAAGATCTTCCAAATGCCATGAGTGTTTCCGAGATCACTGATAAGCTTGGCCTCCATTCACTCCGCCAGCGCCGCTGGTAACTAACTATGAAACCAAACATATATGCAAACATATTCTAACAATCAACTCTTTCTCATTATCACAAATAATTTGACTTCTTATGTTGTGCTTATGATTGCTTCCGTTTAATATAGGTACATTCAGGCTGCTTGTGCCACTTCCGGGCAAGGACTTTATGAGGGTCTTGATTGGTTATCCAGCAACATCTCAAGCAAAACATGATACACCAACCACTTATGAGACCAGAGTTTCTTATATATTTCAGCAAATGTTTGATTATGTGGTTGCAGTTGATAAATTATACATGTATATGTATTGTATGTGTACTTTTTGCATACAGGCATAATTATGTAGTTGAATATTCATACTTCTGTATGTATCTTCTCTTTCAGTCTTTCTAGTCCTCTAAACAAAACATTACAATGTATGTATGTTTATTAGTAGGGATATCAATCCTGATTCATAGTTAATAATTTACTAAAAATACAAAGCATGATTAGCACAACTCTGGTAATTACTTTTTATCATCAATCATTTTATTTAATTCCAGATAGCATGCACAACTCTATTCAATCACTTTTTCTTCTACTTAGCAGCAAGTGTGGGTTTCTTCAACATACTTGTCTTTAGACGTATGATAAAATGAAACAGAGTCTTACTTTATATGTATCTAAGATGTTGAAATGAAACAACTTTGTTTGTAATAGTGTGGAAACCCTGCTGCTTCAGTTAATATACATAAAAAGCTAGAGACTGGTAATGTCATATGTGAACAATATCTCTAGGTTCCATTTTTCCATGTAGAACATTCCCAAAACCCCCCAGTCCAACAATAAGTGTTTTGAACTTTTGAACTTTTGATGGTTCAACAACAATGGAATGATTAATATTTTTTGGATCAATTTATTCATTGTACATAAGATGCTAAGATGGAGGACCTGGTTCCAACCCTCCACACCAATCTCCATAATAACTGACTTGGTTCAGCCAAAAATATGCCCTTTATTGTTTTGATTCACAGAAACCAGCAAACCATATAAACACATGCTTCAACTGAAACCCACAATCATGCATACCAAGTTACCAACCACTCTACTAATTGAGCTACATCCCCAAGTTAAAATAGGAAGTTCTGTTATGATCTAATAGATTCATTACTGTTTTTCTAAAACATGTTACTGACTTAATCATCAAAGAGTCGTCGAGGAGGCCAAAGGACCCAAACAACCTGGGAGAGATCGAGATCAGCATGAGTGTATGCTAAAACAACTTGATGAACATACCAAATAGGAAAGAGATTAGTAGGTTGTGTGAACTATCACAATCAAGAAGCAAATTGAAACAAAAGAAAACAAGGAAGAAGAAAGGCTCTATGAACTTTCCTATTGACATTTTACTTTTGAGTGTTTCCCATTTCAAGTGCAGCATGTAGAAAGAAACAACAGTGTACTTCATTTCTGAGCTTTGACGATTTCTACATAAAAGATACCAGAAACATAGCTTTCTAGCTGTTCTCAACAACTATTTCGACTCTGTTCTCTCACATGTACATGTACTATTTGCTCTTATATCATCTCCCATCTACCCAGCCAGTACATTCTGTTTTCCCACCATTTTCCATTTTCTTATCAAAATCGTGTTTTTACTTTCAGATTTTTATTTGGTCTTATATAGAATATAGACGCTAAATCATATGAGATGGTTGAACCAAACTTGATGTAGATGCAAACATTATCTATCAAAAATAGCATTGTTTTCTTCTGCTAGCTAGGGAAATGATTAATTTGACTTGACTTTGATCAAAGAAAGTATAGGGCAACTAGGCAAAGCAGACCATATTCTTTTGCTTCTTCAATTTAGGGAGCTTCTTTGTCTTTGTGGCCACATACATGGAAGCTTGATTCACAAATGATATCTTTACTACTCGAAGCGGCATAAATTGCTTCTATACTAAAACTTGGGAAGGTGCTTTCCAAATTTACATATAAGCATCTCTCATGTTTGTTTTACATTTATTTTGCCCTTATTATAAATCCAAGACCGTAAACAAAAAAAGTGACCATTTGCTTAATACACATATAACACACGTTTATACTAGTTGAAAGAAGCGACTCTAATGCATGACTTCTCTCTGCGTTTCTTAATACAAAGTGCATCGTAAAGTAAGCGAGTCACACAGTAAAAAATTATGAAAATAGGCTAAATTCTCCTAATTCTTTGAGGAATTCGATTACATATTTATAATTCATCTTATCTACATTCTATGTAAATAAACATGCATTATATATGCTGCAAGAAATGCATATAGTATCTACTTTGATCAAAGCTCAATAATAGGAACAACCAACCTCATCCCAAATTCCCAGCTCAGACAGATTACAGGCATAAGATATGAACCCGATTTCGGTGACAATGGCTGATCACCTTAAAGTGACCACAACTAATAAACATGGGACACATGTCCATTTTAAAAGACTTGGATGCAATTTGAGGACATAACATGAGGGTTTTGGGTATTTGACATATTTGTTTATAATTATTATTGACACTTGTTCATCTCTTATTGATGTTTGTTACCCATAAGTGACCATAGCTGATCACTCAAGTTATTTCCATAAGATATTAAGAAGCAAGAATCTCTCTTGTTGATTAAATGTTGTGGATGAATACATTTATGTTTGATAAATTTTCAAACTGATGAAATTACTTCTCCATTTACTTTCCTCCTACCCAGTAGTGCTACAGAGACCTCTAGAGGGTTCAAACCCTACAAATTCATGGCTCTGGTTCTGCATTGCCCCCAGTTAACTTCCCCATACCTCCATTCTCTGTTTGTACAATGTTTATTAGTTATTAACACAACTACATGCATTGTCTACATTAATACTGGCATTGAAAACATATATTCATTACAAACCAAACCAACATGCATGGCTGTGCTCATGGACTCTGGAGTCTGGACTGGTCTCTGGCATCGAATTTATAAAAATAGAAGTGTTTGGTGAGATTGATGGAATTGTCCCTTTGACAATTGGTGCTTGCCATGCTGTTGGGGTATTTATAATTCACAAGTTAAAAATATTGACCTTGACTATCTAAGTTAAGAAAGTGAAGTTCTTGACTATCTAAGTTCAGAAAGTGAAGTATTCTTTAGTGTTCGAGGGCGCTTAAGTTAGTTTATTGTGTGAGGCACATTACAGAGTACGTACCATAACTAATACAATAGCTCCTT encodes:
- the LOC101308129 gene encoding DCN1-like protein 1-like, whose product is MPKLSKNKEAKVEAFLNTTGASKKIAISLLEKWDWNVEIARKKYHTLYPNSTNLQYQPKPIQPSMEELYRRYKAPHEDMIMAEGIERLCIDLEVDPQDIVMLVMSWHMKAATMGEFSKQEFFNGLKKLKVDTLEKLRSELPAMRAELKDKDKFEEVYDFTCGWAKEKGQKSLQQDTAIGMWQLLFAEMTPKWPWVDQWCEFLEEKHNKAISKDTWTQLLDFVRKVDPSMSNLDKETCWPYLVDEFVEYLEEKGLVQTS
- the LOC101307922 gene encoding ADP-ribosylation factor 1-like translates to MGMAISRMLKMLFARKEMRILMVGLDAAGKTTILYKLKLGEVVTTIPTIGFNVETVEYKNVSFTVWDVGGQDKIRPLWRHYFQNTQGLIFVVDSNDKDRVSEARDELHRMLSEDELSNATLLVFANKQDLPNAMSVSEITDKLGLHSLRQRRWYIQAACATSGQGLYEGLDWLSSNISSKT